The following DNA comes from Terriglobia bacterium.
AGCGGTGGTTCCCGGCGGCGACTCACAAGCCGATCCCTACGTCATCATGCTGGGCGCGCATCATCCTCGAAAGAACCTTGCCTTCGCAGCACAGGTGATGCAAAAGCTGCAGGAAGCCGGCTTGCGCGTGCCCCTGAGGCTGACCGGAGACGTGCACCCCTGCTTTGCCGAAATCCTGCGCTCGCATGGCGCTTGCATCCAGGCGACGGGAGTGTTGCCCAAGCAACAGGTGTTCACCCTTTTGCGCCATGCGCGAGCCATGATGTTTCCGTCTCGTTATGAGGGTTTCGGATTTCCGGTCTTGGAAGCCATGGCGGCCGGCTGCCCCGTTCTCGCGCTGGATACCCCGATTAACCGGGAGACCGGCGGAGATGCAGCCTGGTTCTTGCCGGACGATGCCCAAGCATGGGCCAGCGCAATCCAGGAGTTGCTGCGTTCAACCTGGCTCGCGAGCGACCTGTCGGGCAAGGGTGCGGAAAACGTGAAGCGATTTTCCTGGGATCACACCGCACAAATTTATGCCGACGCGTTCGCCGGGTTGTGCGGTT
Coding sequences within:
- a CDS encoding glycosyltransferase family 4 protein yields the protein MIVAFDARSLGPETRHWGVGVVIDNILSRLNARFSFVGITHRFQGAAAQGLRTWPRLPKTNALFFEASTILAGTFDLYWGTNHFVPASCHRPAVVTVHDLLLLKYPHEQPHSGMLARRLASSVNRARRVLADSRTTADDLIEAFPEVRSKVQVATLGFESCEAVVPGGDSQADPYVIMLGAHHPRKNLAFAAQVMQKLQEAGLRVPLRLTGDVHPCFAEILRSHGACIQATGVLPKQQVFTLLRHARAMMFPSRYEGFGFPVLEAMAAGCPVLALDTPINRETGGDAAWFLPDDAQAWASAIQELLRSTWLASDLSGKGAENVKRFSWDHTAQIYADAFAGLCG